A region from the Gemmatimonadota bacterium genome encodes:
- a CDS encoding HD domain-containing protein, which translates to MRSRVGQRLLALFIACALVPVAVLAIWSHRQVRSALVERAVGRLEVAAKEQAVAVVDRGLGIADLLRALDAAGTTFTGLDSTRQPRTWRSAVWTGPRLTADEERHLAAGRPIVVLDSSAHGMVRFVHAEPGEQARWHWGEVPLARLLGFDAGEDTDPILCVTSTADGRVLQCSAGADQARAAGALAATTPDWLVARRAIFLRYEFASPDLELIALRSRQDVVAAAGDMGSLFGLVAALSMLVVFFTGHQQIRRITAPLDRLTAATARMRDGERAVQVPEQGNDELAALARSFNTMSTAIARQVGAMTALDEVDRAALDAGDRERVSQAALTSVAALAPVREALVIIPAERDSDATTILRAGHPVSHVSMPAAMCPIRSGRSFSSTECGSRMALLGVAGAQELQWVMVPLRHGARVEGVVAVGTMQGVDDASEHAHFIHQVSDRLAMALANRRLVDELDAFSLGTLTAFARAVDANSPWTAGHSERVTNTAVALGAQLGLDPRELDLLRRGGLLHDIGKIGVPAAILDKPGRLTPDEMASMQLHPVIGHDILSPIPAMRDVLPMVRHHHERMDGAGYPDGLAGAAIPVLARVLAVADVYDALASDRPYRPGLTPPEALRVMSGMSGPHLDPTFFKAFLALQAGRVLATPRPAEAPSMMSPLEVGV; encoded by the coding sequence GTGCGCTCGCGCGTCGGTCAGCGCTTGCTCGCCCTGTTCATCGCGTGCGCACTCGTTCCGGTGGCCGTGCTCGCCATCTGGTCGCATCGACAAGTGCGCTCCGCCCTCGTCGAACGCGCCGTGGGGCGGCTCGAAGTCGCCGCCAAGGAACAGGCCGTTGCCGTCGTCGATCGTGGGCTTGGGATCGCCGACCTCCTTCGGGCACTCGATGCAGCGGGGACCACCTTCACCGGCCTGGACAGTACACGCCAGCCGCGCACCTGGCGAAGCGCGGTGTGGACAGGTCCGCGACTCACCGCTGACGAGGAACGGCACCTGGCCGCGGGCCGACCGATCGTCGTCCTGGATTCATCGGCGCACGGCATGGTGCGATTTGTCCACGCCGAGCCCGGCGAGCAGGCAAGGTGGCACTGGGGCGAGGTCCCACTCGCTCGACTCCTCGGGTTCGACGCAGGCGAAGACACCGACCCGATACTCTGCGTCACGAGTACTGCGGATGGCCGCGTGCTCCAGTGCTCGGCCGGGGCAGACCAGGCAAGGGCCGCGGGCGCCCTTGCGGCCACGACCCCGGATTGGCTGGTCGCTCGGCGAGCCATCTTTCTGCGGTATGAATTCGCGTCCCCGGACCTCGAGCTGATTGCCCTGCGGAGCCGCCAGGACGTGGTCGCGGCGGCTGGCGACATGGGATCCCTCTTTGGCCTCGTCGCGGCGCTCTCGATGCTGGTGGTGTTCTTCACCGGCCATCAACAGATTCGCCGAATCACGGCCCCCCTGGATCGCCTGACCGCGGCCACGGCGCGGATGCGCGATGGTGAACGTGCGGTTCAGGTTCCGGAGCAGGGAAACGACGAACTCGCTGCGCTGGCGCGCAGCTTCAACACCATGTCGACCGCCATCGCGCGCCAGGTGGGGGCGATGACCGCGTTGGACGAAGTGGACCGAGCGGCGCTCGACGCCGGTGACCGTGAGCGCGTGTCACAGGCCGCGCTGACGAGCGTGGCGGCGCTCGCCCCGGTACGGGAGGCGCTGGTGATCATTCCGGCGGAACGAGACAGCGACGCGACGACGATCCTCCGTGCCGGACACCCCGTCTCACACGTCAGCATGCCAGCCGCCATGTGCCCCATTCGCAGCGGCCGCTCATTCTCGTCCACGGAGTGTGGCTCACGCATGGCCCTCCTTGGCGTGGCCGGCGCGCAGGAGTTGCAGTGGGTGATGGTCCCGCTGCGGCATGGTGCGCGCGTGGAAGGTGTGGTGGCCGTTGGGACGATGCAGGGTGTGGATGACGCCAGTGAACACGCGCATTTCATTCACCAGGTGAGCGATCGCCTCGCGATGGCGCTGGCCAACCGGCGTCTGGTGGACGAGTTGGACGCATTCTCGCTGGGCACGTTGACGGCCTTCGCGCGTGCTGTCGACGCCAATTCGCCGTGGACCGCCGGTCACTCGGAGCGGGTAACGAACACAGCGGTTGCCCTGGGAGCGCAACTCGGCCTCGATCCGCGCGAGCTCGACCTCTTGCGACGAGGAGGACTCTTGCACGACATCGGCAAGATCGGCGTCCCGGCAGCGATCCTGGACAAGCCGGGACGCCTGACGCCTGACGAGATGGCATCCATGCAGCTGCATCCGGTGATTGGTCATGACATCCTCTCCCCGATCCCCGCCATGCGCGACGTCTTGCCGATGGTCCGCCATCACCATGAACGAATGGATGGCGCTGGCTACCCCGATGGGTTGGCGGGGGCGGCCATCCCGGTCCTCGCGCGCGTCCTGGCGGTGGCCGACGTCTACGACGCCCTGGCTTCGGATCGACCGTATCGCCCCGGGCTCACCCCGCCGGAGGCGTTGCGGGTGATGTCCGGCATGTCGGGACCGCATCTGGACCCCACCTTCTTCAAGGCCTTCCTGGCGTTGCAGGCCGGGCGAGTGTTGGCCACGCCAAGGCCGGCGGAGGCTCCGTCGATGATGTCCCCATTGGAGGTGGGCGTGTGA
- a CDS encoding prepilin-type N-terminal cleavage/methylation domain-containing protein: protein MKVVLVTRTGRHPDDVVRPGGAGVRVGPRRMGFTLIELLSVVAIIGVLTAIAVPRGRDLVERARVAKAIGDLRAIAQDLSGLDSLPTSLAAIGRGAMLDPWGNAYVYNPFPPGKKGAPPGARKDRFLVPINSAFDLYSKGKDGSSVSPLTAAHSRDDVIMANDGGYFGLASRY from the coding sequence ATGAAGGTGGTACTGGTGACGCGAACCGGAAGGCACCCGGACGACGTGGTGCGTCCGGGCGGCGCTGGCGTTCGCGTGGGCCCGCGCAGGATGGGATTCACGCTCATCGAGCTCCTGTCCGTTGTGGCGATCATCGGGGTCCTTACAGCCATCGCGGTTCCCCGCGGGCGCGACCTCGTGGAGCGCGCCCGTGTGGCGAAGGCTATCGGAGACCTGCGCGCGATCGCCCAGGACCTGTCCGGATTGGACTCGCTTCCCACCTCGTTGGCGGCCATCGGACGCGGTGCCATGCTCGATCCGTGGGGAAACGCATACGTCTACAATCCGTTTCCGCCGGGCAAGAAGGGTGCGCCCCCTGGGGCGCGGAAGGACCGATTCCTCGTGCCGATCAACTCGGCGTTTGACCTGTATAGCAAGGGGAAGGACGGCAGCTCGGTGTCGCCGCTGACAGCCGCACACAGCCGCGACGACGTCATCATGGCCAACGATGGTGGGTACTTTGGACTCGCCAGTCGGTACTGA